The genomic stretch GGCACAGCAGCTGAAtggttataactctcgcacTTTGTGCAGGAGACAAGGGTTCGGTTCCTCTTGGCAGCAACTTGATAcgggcaagtgaatgttactatagccccaggttaacccaagccatgtgttAGAAATTGGGCAGATGGCGctctgtgtgggctgttggatctTGCAGGGAGTTGTTTGGCAGGGCATGGACCCTAATTAAGTCTGTGTAGCTCCAATTGAACATAAAGGTTAACCCccccaaataaaaacaaattgattTTATACATCATCATATCTTGGTAAAACCTTTAAATACAACTGACTTAGATCCAGGAtatgtcatgcataattagcGCAAATTTTAGGTAAAAAATCTTGAGAaccaataaagatttttcaaagtgagaggtaagctttaaatactaggactccccatcaaaGCAATaggccctcctggaaataatagacagggtaaaTTCCACATGTTGTGCTACAGTAAAACAGGAAACAAAAAaggcttttaaattttttttgaaatattgcaTTTGTAAAGTTATTCTTGTGGTCAGAATGTTCTCTTTCGTTGCTCTCCAATGGggtacaaagtggacttttcatggtcaaaccttcacagtagaaatcttaattaaacagaatttacaatcAAAACAGCGTTAAAATGTTGCAAAATGgcaaaattaagcagtatctacaacatattaaaatttgactaaaaaaaagaaatctttgAAACATgcagtattgtatttataaagGTTTCACCACAATAACATTATGATTATGGCATTTGTACACCATTTCATACCCCTAAACTAACCCTAACCCTTAACATACCCTTATTTTTATCCAACTCAAGTTATCTGTACAACTAGTTACAACGTGCTAATCATCTTTAAACCAATTTAGAAGACATAACTTCAATATTAAAACTTAAAACAACCTTTCCTTTTTACTAAAAATACCCATTGTGTGGGCTGGCAaacgtgtttgttgttgttgttttctttagtttttgcGCAGTAGCCCCTGCGCAGATTTTTCTCATAGCTGTGCAGCATTGTCTTTTGAAACCACTACTTCGTGTATTACTACATATCATAATAACTGTATAAACGCAAACCTGGACGCAAGAATTGGAacttttttgtgttattttaattttattgaaaTAATCAGTCAGGGACAACCGCAAATTGGACTATCACGCTAAACTAGGATAGTAGCTTAGTTAGGAGATTTTCCATAGACTACTTAGAAGATCATCTCCTATCCTAGGagatttattttcttcttttaggATATCTCGACCACCATGTCTGGTTGCGCAAACTTTTTTCAGAGTGTGTTTGCTCATTAGATCATCTTCattcaaacaaaattttttatagtttgcttTGTGGGACTAAAAATTATACATCAAAAATCTTTGGATCAGTTATATAGACAAAAAATAGTCTAATGAGGCTAAAATATATTTGGCCATCAGAAGGAGGTTCTATAGAATGTTCTTAGCTAATAAAATTGTAGCGACTATGCAACAAAACAGGGATAGGCAGCAAAAACCATgttgatagcctaattaggGGAGATAAATTGCTCAAATAGGCTATTGTAGACTTATTAGACTATCATAGCCTAACTTGCAGTTATCTCTGACTGATAAGGGACCTTTGAAAATTTGCTTTGGGCCCATTAGCGGGATGTCGCCGCTACGGGGTGAGGGGGtctgaagtttgaaaaaaacatcTGGAAttttgagaaatttcaaaaatttgtttgtggcctgaaaattcttcgTCGTTCACGAGCATAATTCCTCttgtcatcaattccgataccttttatctacaaaacacgcccctgagcctCCCAGATTTATCCGAATGTGTGTATTTCACGGACGGAAATTAGATTCAAGATTCGATTTCTCTTGACGGCAATTCaacatgggcaagtgaatgttaccatagccccctgttaacccaagccatgtgagggagattggggagatggctccatgtgtgggccgtttgatgttgccgggagttgtctagtagagcgcgtgggccctaattgggcctgcgtagctcaaaatgagcattaaatactctaggactctccatctaagcaatggcccctcctggaaataatagacagggtatatccctcaatattagtgaggctattcatgtaaaatatgcatatctatctatctatctagctaAGCTACAGacaaaagttttaacaaaaaaacagcTACTCTCACATCGCGTGACCTTCCTGTTCATTTTCACTTATTTCACTTCACAACTTTCGGTACAAATCTATTATTTCCCAACCTTCTGCGTCGATTTAGGTTTGGATAAACGAGACAAGCTATGCACTGTTGCCTTGCCTACTTATGCAAAATCCGTCGTGCACTACACCACACCATCCGTGTCCCTGCTTGGAGGATTTTAGCTTTTTTATCCTGCCATCGCATCGGCGACTTGGAGAAGTGATTTCACTTGTTTAAGAACATCTCAGATGATTTACTACCTCCATTCTGCCTTTTTTTTTAAGCAAATGAAGGTAGGGGTTGGGTAAATCCTTGTCACTGCTACGAAGCTTGtttatacatttatatatatgttgAGAATTAGTAATTTCACGTTAATTAAgttaataaaatttgaaataataaagcaaatatGAAGCCACATTTTCTCCGCTGGGGAAAGTTGTTttgtgctaatttttttttagattatagCCAGTTTTTGCATtatcttaaaacaaaaatacacgGGGAGTCACAGTCCTGATATTTACTTGCGGGCGCATTTAAGTGATTATGTAATGAAtcacatttgtgctacatccgtcatttttaaaatttcgcagggtgaaaacaaacctagttcgtAGGGGGAAGAATGCTATAAAATGTGGAAATGGAAACATAATTAGCTAACAAACTGTAACcgcaataaaaatctgtctggaaatgatgcttTTAGCTATCTAaattttgctccaaaaaattatctgtgctcaaacttcctaacattgttcttaaaactccaaaatgtgtcTAGCTCTGCACTCTCTTCACCTGAAATATGGACCTCCGATAAAATTGTTATGAAGTCAAAAATACTATCCTGTTACAATGTTATAATGATAATAATGTgtcgataagccgcaaacgcctgcATATATAAGGGTGAGTTCAGGCgaattttcgaattaaattggccTGAACTTAAATTGGTTGTCCTCCTAAACCTCCTGCACTTTCctgaacccccccccccccccccccctccccaagagcattcctgaaatgcaattccttgtaacatataCTATGAAGACACAGATGCTGGGCCAAGACTTCCCTCCCCCACCCCCCTATTCTACAACTTCTACCAGTTGGTGTTTTAACTTGCTAGCCTGTCCATTTTCTTTACTCATGTGTTCATTGTAGTCAATGCTGCAGGTAGTCAGCGATAAAGGAAGTTCTTTACTGACTTGAATCAAAAAGGCTTGCTGAGTCAAActgtaaacaacaaaaacctTTGTGTGGGCATTGCTGTACGTTTTCTACACTTTTGCAGACATTTCCAAGCAGGAAGTAGCAATTGAGTTATTGCTCATCTTCAGTACCTGTAACAAGCTCATTTTCAGTATCTCTTACAAATATTACGAAAGAAAACAACCGcatggtatatatataaaaccgctttgtatatataaaatcCTGGCCTGTGTCTAAGTCACAAAATTATCATCCGGAAGTTTACGGCACAAGCCCTAAAGGAAAGGAATTATTTTACCTTTAGGAAACAAGATGGCGACTGAGACAAAGCTTTTCCCCAAGCCAATATTTTGCAACTTTATTGATGTTGAATGTCTTGCAagtaatttaaaacaaattaacaaTGGAGCCATGGCTAAGATTAGACACTTCGTATCGTGCGATGTCCTCATTTTAGTTTGTCATGCTATTTTTCATTCCCATCTACTATTGTTCTCAAATTTGGGGTCAACCTAGTGCTTCTGTTAAATAGATTTATACACTTCAAAATTGAGCTATTTGTTTGGTGTCTTTTGTCAACCAATACACATCTGCCACCATTCTTTATGGTAATCTTGTTATACTTAAATTTTCTAATATATATTGTACCTatgaataatattctttttcttcACAAGTTGTATCAAAAAACACTTTCTGAAGCTATTTCTTTCAAATATGTTATTGACTTCACTCACCCCGCACCTCACAAgcacaatttaatttttttcctactCGCATACTAGTCAATTTGATACCAAATCAATTCATAATCaagttattttgttatgaaCTCCTTCCTAACACTTATGCCACATATTAAATTCTTTAATGTCTCATTATGTGTGCTTAAAGAAAGGCTCCAAAACACATATATAGATATAAGATTTGCCACATATCTTATAGGTTCTATAAATTACATCCCACATTTGTACCAGATTCCCAGTGCTAATACTGGTGTGGTCATGCATATACCAGCGTTTAAGTAGTTTATGTCGgcaaatatatgaaaaatcACCTGGCCTGTGTAACTTCATAagatattaatttttgttttctaaaacaaattttgatattttaaaatcttgatTTGGATTATACATATATAGAGTAAGACTGTGGAAGGGttttttaagaagaaattaATGTAAATGAATTCATTATAATCTATGTCAAATTTGTAGGAGCAAaactgtaaatttaatttggttAGTATGTTTTTAGTTTATAATATCTTTATAATGTATCTTACAttattgatgttattttttttaacagctaTTTCATTGATAACAGTAACACTACTGAAAAAAATGCTGTATAAAtattctaaataaataaaataaataaaaataaagatacatGGCAACAAATTCCCACCTGGATAAAACCTACATATATCATACTATAAAAGTATTGTAAAtgtatatatttacattttacaATGATACGTTTTCACTTACATTATAATTTAACCTATGATCATAGTAATAAACCatgtctaaaaaaaaaattcattactTTGTGCTAATAGACGACCAAGATTAGACAGAATAGTGTTGCTGGAAATGTGTATATAAAGGACCCCATGGGAACTGCAAAGGCTAACAACTTGTTAGTTGACAAAATATACACTCACACAATATATAGTGATCTTTGTGATATTACACATTTTAATATTATCTCTTGACATTTGAAGTGTCTAATTATGTTTATAGATGTGTGCATTGTGTATGTTTTGGCATAAATAGATCATGTTTcaacacaaatttatttttgttgtttttttgtcgaaaattattttttttacaatttcatTGTAGCACTAGCTAAAaagcagtttttttaatttttcgtaaaatttaaaattttgtttttaaactttcagaCATAAAAAAGtgttatattttcaaatatatacaaattaatGATTGCATTATAAGTCAATAATGGATCATAACGTGGGTTATGGTGTATTAGCTCCAGAAAATTTCAGTGATATTTTTCCTGACGAAGAGGGTAATACGTTGTTGTTTGGCCAACAAGCAGCTACCTATGGAAGTTTAGGTAACGTAAGTGATTCAACTAATGACAGGTAAGGTATTTTAATTTTGAGTAGAACAAATTATATTTAATTACAACatgcaacatatttttcaaagcaTGTTCATTTTGCTTCTTCTTAATGTACAGTATTTTAATTCTCTTTGTCCATGTGTCAGTATCTTTTACAAAGAGAATATTTTTACGTGATATGTAGGTCTCGTTTGTTAGGTGACAAATAAGCTCTTTCTTGAGGTTAAAAATTAGTTTCACATCAATAACTTAGGGGAAGTTAGCCCCATTTTATCTCATAAAACAAACGTCAACAACTTCAAATTTgtaatttcattttatatatatttctgcattttatgtatatttctGACAGGAAAAGTTGAAAATGTATGCGTTCTTTGCCAGGCAGTCTTGTCATTCTAGCATGTCTATTGCACTAGCACACCTTCAACCCCATAAAACAAAGGCGGGCATGCTGCTCTCAGGTCTTATGTgcaaaattttattccttgtaTTAGGGAGGTGCCATCACCTTTAGCCTAAATTGAGTCAAAACTGGGTTATTATATACACAATGTTTTATACAGGATAGaacatttattattattagaatGTTATTAACATGTGTTCTGAATAATAATATCATCTAAGGGATTTAAACTTCAATATCTCTGTAACTGTTTGTTGAAAACACGATTCCATACCTTAATCAGCATTTTATGCAACAGTCTGATGGTCTCATAATTTTTGCTATGTCAATAAAAAGTGTGAGTAGCCTTTTAACTTTAAAAGGTAGAAACTTGTATTAAGCAAAGtgtcaaaatttttaacactGTGAGTGACATGTTTTGTGTGTGTAGTTATCACCGATGGTATGATTACGATTCCATGGTGAATAGATCTTACCAGGATGAACAGTCATATCATGGTACAGCTTACGAAACAGAAACTGATTATGGTGCTTATTCATGTAATCAATCTTGCTGCACAGATACTGATGGTTTGTCCATTGTTTTGCAATCAGTTTTTTTAgtgtcattaattttttttgtctctttaACTCTTCctctattttatgtttttttaatgtcttGTTGTCTGCCAAAGTTAATTCCTCTCAACATATTTTTGCcttattatttttaacaaagtcTATGATTGTCATTATTGAAGTAAAAACAATCCAGTTAAATAGAGTTGATAAATCCTGACTGTATTCTTTTCCAGGGGCTACTGTTCTTCCCCCGGATCGAGAGAGCATAAATTACATCTCTCGTACAGATGCTTCTGCCACTGAAGAAACGTTTTATTATTTGGAAAAGAATGTAACAGGAAGTGCATCCACAGCTTTGGTTGGGTGGAATATTGTCAACCTATTGCTAAGTACAAGTCTGCTTTGTTTCCCTTTTGCAATTGCAATGGGTGGCTATGTTGTGTTACCGTTTATTTTTCTCATATGTGTTGTCACAAACTACACCAGCAGAATTTTGGTGAATATGATGTATGAGAAATCAACAGATTATCATAGCAGAAGAAGACGTGTCAGGATCAGAGTTGATTATGTTGATCTTGCACAGGATGTTTTTAATTCACGAAAAGGAGCTTGGTTTATTCAAACCTTTCAAGTGTTCGAAATGGTAGCTATAtgtgttttaaatatttgtgtACTTGGTAGACTGACACATGAGATAGTGCCAGGTGTAAATATTCATGGCTGTACTGCTATTGCTGCAGTACTTGCATTGCCAACTTTTTTTATCCGTAAGCTGGCAGTAATTGGTTGGATGCAAACAATTGGAGTGTTTTCATTGGCTATGGGTTTAATTATAGTTCAAGGTTACTGTCTGGGAAACGTTTCAAAATGGAGTATTTCATCAGTGCCCAAACACAATATTTCAGCATTGCCTATAGCTATTGGAATTATAATCTATGCATTTGGCATTCATGGAGTCATGCCAGGGTTAGAAGAACAAATGGGAAAACGCAAGAGATTTGGATTTGTAATTAACCTCACATTTTTTCTCGCTGCAGGAGTGCaatgtttttttggttttactAATGCTATTTTATATGGTGGGAAGACAAATCAAGTGATCACGGTTGATCTACAAAATCATTTTGCACTTGGTGTGGCTACAGCCTGTTTCATAGGAATCTctattttatcacatttttctcTACCAACATTTGTTGTGCTTGAAAAACTTGACAACGCAATTCATCAGATGTTTCCATGTTGTCCATCACatggagaaaataattttaacctttttttatctGTTTGTTTACGGTTTGTTGTTATGGGGTTCTCACTGGGTGTTGCTGTGTTGGTTCCATACTTTGCATATCTAATGGCATTTGTTGGTTCTACAATAACAGTGATTATGTCACTTGTCGTGCCCTGTTCATttcatttaaagctttgtaGAGCACAATTGCGTTGGTGGCAGATAACGATAGAtgggtttattattttatttggaATTCTCTGTTTTATGTTTGGATCATATTTTGCTTTTATGGCTATATTTACTGAGCACAGTCAAAATGAAGGATTTTAGGTATTGTTGCACAGGTATtttaactgcatttttatataagatttttattaaaaagaaaatattctcCTAAATTAGTCACAAGCAAGTAATTAGCAAAGATCTAGGTTAACCAAGCCATATCTTGCTGTATAGAAATAATGTAGGAATAAAAAGTGTAAGAAGAACAACTTATATTGTTATCTAAGATCGATTATCTAAATATCACTTTGAAAAATCAAAAACAGTGTTTTGATGAATTTTGACCAAGTTTTGTAAAAAAGGTATTTCTATTCatgtgttttaaaaagttttgtccAAGTTTATTGGTTAGTTTACTAACCACATAACGGGTTAACTACTTCATTAACCAAACTCAgcttaaaatttcttaaaatttcaaCTTAATGTTAGAAAAACTTCAAGATTACCTTTTTCCTAAAATTTTCAAGGGAGTGTAAAGTTCTTTAACTTATTCAGAAAACATTGAGTTTATGGTTATAATTCATAGCATAACATCCAATCAACTTCCAGCGCTGTTCAAAGTAATTAATATGCTTGTTTAAATGAGAAGCtgagttttgttttaattaaatttaccTTTAAACTTTAAgtaatttatcaaaataaatatcAAAAACAACTGACAAAAAAATAGTGTGGGggagaaagaagaagaaatgcttttctattttgtatatataagtTTTTGTGTGCGTactgtaaaataaatttaagatttGTAACCAACTTACAAGTTACTCCACAGTTGTTGGTATAGCTGTATTAAAAggattttatattatgtttttattatatttttaaaatgtttttttaaattagcttcTTTGTAtcttatttattaaataaatatattaaactGAATTTTTTGATTGGTTTCAAATTTACTTTATTCTCACATAAGTGAGACTTGGTAAAGCTTACCTCCTGTTAAAAAGCAAGTTGATTTCATACAAAAGTCCCTTAAATGTTGTGTACCGTTATTCATTGATTATGCCCCCACTCCCGAATAACCCCCCTGACCGAATAGCCCCCCCCCAAAACAAATAAGCCCCCGGTATGCATCGGTTTGGGttttcataaaatttttattggtttttTATGAGTGATAAACAGAATAACAAAATATTGATATTCTTCAcacatattaaaaatatcaaactgaattgatgcaaaaaatatttacattaccACATACTTTGATAAACCTAACAGCACCTCATTATTTCAAATACATACGTCATGACTCAATTAGCATTATTATTAAAACTTCTAAGTCCAAAAACTTGAGAACTGGTCaaggtttttttaagaaataaaaaaagatggaCAATTTTTCAATCTCTTAATGATAAATGAAATTGTTATTTTGTGAGAGATAAGCTTTATATTTCTACAAAAAGAAATAGTTTCGAAAATGCCTGTCttattaaattacttaaaacgtCCTTTTTTTAATCATTGATTTAATTTGTTAAAGCTAAACTGGCTATAATACTAAAAACAAAAT from Hydractinia symbiolongicarpus strain clone_291-10 chromosome 12, HSymV2.1, whole genome shotgun sequence encodes the following:
- the LOC130621509 gene encoding vesicular inhibitory amino acid transporter-like, translating into MDHNVGYGVLAPENFSDIFPDEEGNTLLFGQQAATYGSLGNVSDSTNDSYHRWYDYDSMVNRSYQDEQSYHGTAYETETDYGAYSCNQSCCTDTDGATVLPPDRESINYISRTDASATEETFYYLEKNVTGSASTALVGWNIVNLLLSTSLLCFPFAIAMGGYVVLPFIFLICVVTNYTSRILVNMMYEKSTDYHSRRRRVRIRVDYVDLAQDVFNSRKGAWFIQTFQVFEMVAICVLNICVLGRLTHEIVPGVNIHGCTAIAAVLALPTFFIRKLAVIGWMQTIGVFSLAMGLIIVQGYCLGNVSKWSISSVPKHNISALPIAIGIIIYAFGIHGVMPGLEEQMGKRKRFGFVINLTFFLAAGVQCFFGFTNAILYGGKTNQVITVDLQNHFALGVATACFIGISILSHFSLPTFVVLEKLDNAIHQMFPCCPSHGENNFNLFLSVCLRFVVMGFSLGVAVLVPYFAYLMAFVGSTITVIMSLVVPCSFHLKLCRAQLRWWQITIDGFIILFGILCFMFGSYFAFMAIFTEHSQNEGF